Proteins encoded within one genomic window of Thermodesulfobacteriota bacterium:
- a CDS encoding YgiT-type zinc finger protein: MLCQGEMEKGTAPFHIDRKGYHLTLDRVPAWICRQCGEVHFGEHEIDSIQGIIQKLETGTNKLFAA; the protein is encoded by the coding sequence ATGCTTTGCCAGGGAGAAATGGAAAAGGGGACGGCTCCTTTCCATATTGACCGGAAAGGATATCATCTGACATTAGACAGGGTACCGGCCTGGATTTGCCGGCAATGCGGGGAAGTCCATTTTGGGGAGCATGAAATCGATTCTATTCAGGGCATCATCCAAAAACTGGAAACTGGTACTAATAAGCTTTTTGCCGCTTAA
- a CDS encoding DUF4258 domain-containing protein: MADIVTRIRESAAKNVLFLPHAVRQMTNAERMISTKDIRNVIDNGKVIEEYPEDPRGHSCLLCYTGDRPIHVVCSPKEDYLAVITAYIPDDNEWDDNYQKRNKP; encoded by the coding sequence ATGGCGGATATTGTTACGCGTATCAGGGAGAGTGCGGCAAAGAATGTGTTGTTCCTGCCGCATGCCGTGCGACAGATGACCAATGCTGAACGAATGATCAGCACAAAAGATATCCGGAATGTTATCGATAACGGCAAGGTAATCGAAGAGTATCCGGAAGACCCGCGCGGTCATAGCTGTCTTCTCTGCTATACGGGTGATCGTCCGATTCATGTTGTTTGTTCGCCAAAAGAAGATTATTTGGCGGTTATCACCGCCTACATCCCTGATGATAATGAATGGGATGACAATTATCAAAAGAGGAATAAGCCATGA
- the corA gene encoding magnesium/cobalt transporter CorA yields the protein MRFISRTSKKAGISPGTLVHIGEKRTDEVRITLIEYNQVDLSEKTIKDVSELSPDLKNDQTVTWLNIDGLHDVSLMEAVGRTFGIHPLVLEDIMNTSQRPKVDDFEGYVFITLKMFYLNEDNTVETEQASIILGRNYVLSFSENIRDSLTIIKERLRSGKGKIRSGGADYLAYALLDTIVDHYFIVLDYYNETIESLEEETIERPRPDTLQAIHTAKREMIFFHRHIWPLREILGQMKRGDLPNIQSATQIYLADVYDHLTQVIETTEAFRDILSGLQELYLSAISHKMNEIMKVLTIIATIFIPLTFIAGVYGMNFDYMPELRWRWGYAAVWGIMITVAGGLLIYFKRKRWM from the coding sequence ATGCGCTTTATTTCGCGAACATCCAAAAAAGCCGGCATATCGCCGGGGACCCTGGTCCATATCGGCGAAAAGCGGACCGATGAAGTCCGCATCACCCTCATTGAATACAATCAGGTCGACCTGTCGGAGAAAACGATTAAGGACGTTTCAGAGCTCTCACCGGACCTGAAAAACGACCAGACCGTCACCTGGCTCAACATCGACGGTCTTCATGACGTGTCGTTGATGGAAGCCGTCGGCAGAACGTTCGGCATTCACCCGCTGGTGCTGGAAGATATCATGAACACCAGCCAGCGGCCCAAGGTGGATGATTTTGAAGGATACGTCTTCATTACCCTGAAAATGTTCTATCTCAATGAAGACAATACCGTGGAAACCGAGCAGGCCAGCATCATCCTCGGCCGGAACTATGTCCTCTCCTTCTCCGAAAACATCCGGGATTCCCTTACCATCATCAAGGAACGCCTCCGCAGCGGCAAGGGCAAGATCCGCAGCGGCGGCGCGGACTACCTTGCCTACGCCCTGCTGGACACCATCGTGGATCATTATTTTATCGTCCTTGATTATTACAATGAAACCATAGAATCCCTGGAAGAGGAAACCATCGAAAGACCCCGGCCGGATACCCTGCAGGCCATTCACACCGCCAAGCGGGAAATGATTTTCTTCCATCGCCATATCTGGCCTCTGCGGGAGATCCTGGGCCAGATGAAACGGGGCGACCTGCCGAACATCCAGTCCGCTACCCAGATCTATCTGGCGGATGTCTACGATCACCTGACCCAGGTCATCGAAACCACTGAAGCCTTCCGGGATATCCTGAGCGGACTGCAGGAGCTTTACCTCTCCGCGATCAGCCACAAGATGAATGAAATCATGAAGGTGCTGACCATCATCGCCACCATCTTCATCCCGCTGACATTCATCGCCGGGGTATACGGTATGAACTTCGACTACATGCCCGAGTTGCGCTGGCGGTGGGGATATGCCGCGGTCTGGGGAATAATGATCACCGTGGCCGGAGGGTTGCTGATCTATTTTAAAAGGAAAAGATGGATGTAG
- a CDS encoding helix-turn-helix domain-containing protein yields MTERIRFFSNIQNNYLVSASVFFFLSLISIFMFFPLFKIGLPERMIPLAGEWKISLNDSNAFSLPGYDDASWDTIALPGKIVPYSKEKSGRIRGVCWLRKKFYLDEAGGEYGVSLGRIANADQTYLNGEKIGETGQFPPHEFSMWNHPRTYLLPDRHLRRGEENTIAVRVSYNVIGEVIGKLMIADADYIKRYAPFSRFIYVTIGYATISIGFVLTLAFLFSRFRRLTFNENYLYFLQFFAGLPIVLDLCLTWEVYPDHVTRLKVLGLAWVAINVFHPAFLHRFYRLERKWPERILWTYLAVCLLGAVFFTDADNIRFMATLLIAATWCIGFYNMSCHFEALARRRDHAGVFSLFGLVAILAAMNDGWAYFNKYVDSDAMLFGWSPTTMTIQIGAIFLYMGTFIVLESKYNDMVDEIDDLNVNLENFIIENSLLTRTLEQSRALDQNRPPKAQARISTKAEEKMLAAVEIIRENYQTELSRSELARSVGLNPDSLGKQFKQYTGRKLGDYIYELRIREAARRLRDTDDKVIHIAFDVGFESLRTFNRIFPKFMKVTPAQYRQEHRRGDLPAAVKDGT; encoded by the coding sequence ATGACTGAACGGATTCGATTTTTCAGCAACATTCAAAACAACTATCTTGTTTCCGCTTCTGTTTTTTTCTTTTTGTCACTGATTTCCATCTTCATGTTTTTCCCGTTGTTTAAAATCGGTTTACCGGAACGGATGATCCCTCTTGCCGGTGAATGGAAGATTTCGTTAAATGATTCCAATGCGTTTTCTCTTCCAGGCTATGATGACGCCTCCTGGGACACCATTGCGCTGCCGGGTAAAATCGTTCCTTATTCCAAAGAGAAAAGCGGCCGGATCCGGGGTGTGTGCTGGCTTCGGAAAAAATTTTATCTGGATGAGGCCGGCGGTGAATACGGGGTTAGCCTCGGTCGCATCGCCAATGCCGACCAAACTTATCTGAATGGAGAAAAAATCGGTGAGACCGGCCAGTTCCCGCCCCATGAATTCTCCATGTGGAATCACCCCCGGACCTATCTGCTGCCCGATCGGCACCTGCGCCGGGGAGAGGAAAATACCATTGCCGTCAGGGTTTCCTACAACGTCATCGGCGAAGTCATCGGCAAACTGATGATCGCCGACGCCGATTACATCAAACGGTACGCGCCGTTTTCGCGGTTTATCTATGTCACCATCGGGTACGCCACCATCAGCATCGGCTTTGTCCTGACCCTGGCCTTTCTTTTCTCCCGGTTCCGGCGGTTGACCTTCAATGAAAATTATCTCTACTTTCTCCAGTTTTTTGCCGGCCTGCCCATTGTTCTGGATCTCTGCCTGACCTGGGAAGTCTATCCGGATCATGTCACCCGCCTGAAAGTGCTGGGTCTGGCCTGGGTGGCCATCAACGTGTTCCATCCCGCCTTCCTGCACCGGTTTTACCGGTTGGAAAGGAAGTGGCCGGAGAGAATTCTGTGGACGTATCTGGCGGTCTGCCTGCTGGGGGCGGTCTTTTTTACCGACGCCGACAACATCCGCTTCATGGCCACGCTCCTGATCGCCGCCACCTGGTGCATTGGATTTTACAACATGTCCTGCCACTTCGAAGCCCTGGCCAGAAGGCGGGATCATGCCGGCGTCTTCAGCTTGTTCGGCCTGGTCGCCATCCTGGCCGCCATGAACGACGGCTGGGCCTATTTCAACAAGTACGTTGATTCTGATGCCATGCTGTTCGGCTGGAGCCCCACGACCATGACCATTCAGATCGGCGCCATCTTTCTGTACATGGGGACGTTTATTGTGCTCGAGTCCAAGTACAATGACATGGTCGATGAGATCGACGACCTGAACGTAAACCTGGAAAACTTTATCATTGAAAATTCATTGCTGACCCGCACCCTGGAACAGAGCCGTGCACTGGATCAGAACCGGCCGCCCAAAGCCCAGGCCCGGATTTCCACGAAGGCCGAAGAAAAGATGCTGGCGGCCGTTGAGATCATCAGGGAGAACTACCAGACGGAGCTGTCCCGGTCCGAACTGGCCAGAAGCGTGGGCCTGAACCCCGACAGCCTGGGCAAGCAGTTCAAACAGTACACGGGCAGGAAGCTGGGCGATTATATTTATGAACTGAGGATAAGGGAGGCGGCCCGCCGGCTCCGGGATACCGACGACAAGGTGATTCACATCGCCTTTGACGTGGGGTTCGAGAGCCTGCGGACGTTCAACCGGATATTCCCCAAATTCATGAAGGTCACGCCGGCGCAGTACCGCCAGGAACACCGCAGAGGAGACTTGCCGGCGGCGGTAAAAGACGGCACATAA
- a CDS encoding alpha-2-macroglobulin family protein: protein MRKSLLLAVVIAAVLILLPLLTFAAEPRVEQFAPQGEVKQVRQAQARFSAAMVSFGDPGLADPFEVKCSVPGKGRWVDSRNWVYDFDRDLPGGVAGTFILRPDLKTLAGEALAGQREFAFTTGGPAIMESEPYEGEYSRISEDAMFFLTLDAAPRPESVLERVFFSVEGIQERINVIIPGEEERPELLAYFRKAYRYLYDEIPDSGALPDGRHLFFVRAARAFPNKAVVKLVWGKGVQSADGVATTQDQVLTFKVRPEFLVTFSCPRENTGGDCIPCLDMAVEFSAPVKVEFASQIRLKGTDRVYEPKISDRSDSVQQIKFIGPFPENERFTLDLPPGLTDDAGRVPANREKYPLAVATGYYPPLAKFSSRFGILEKADPVLPVTLRHLEPEIKARLATVHPQATEPQAKGLIKRFDDEREIIDRLRRVRSVGRSRSLLAGDKSARSLEIPRSLGKEAFEVAGIPLGKPGLYLVELESPVLGAALLGTPRTLFVPTAALVTNLSVHLKKGRQSSLVWVTTLDKAEPVPEAAVSIRNAKGEILWQGRTDANGLAVVNLNLDAKAGNPYLEADRAGSGHGPAIGKHEIQDDAWMDYPQLNALDSIDYGLFVFARTADDLSFVHSSWDKGIENWRFGLGYGGNDNPLLAHTVFDRPLFRAGETVSMKHYIRRHDMNGFLLPDKGQLPAHAIIRHQGGTVSEEGDEGYDAKIPLEWDKAAGVAESVWTIPGDARLGTYTVTFEHKDIYYNEGGSFRVEEFRIPLLKGSIQPVLPELAAVSAADLDLQVSYLSGGGASGLPIKLRAMVEPRHVSFDDFEGYSFGTGGVKEGREGRADESDESARSLKKTLPARDLTLGAGGALRTTIDGIPSSPMPRTLLAEVEFRDPNGEIQTISRSLSLWPAGLVLGLKPDNWTSVKDSLTFSVAAVDPSGRPLPNVKIDVNGFQRKRYSHRRRHIGGFYSYEHDSEVIRVGRLATGTTDEKGILHCHVEAPVSGELILQAEAVDAGGRQAVTQQAVWVAGGDDWWFEAEDSDRIDLLPEKKSYEPGETAVFQARMPFREATALVTVEREGVIDAYVQKVSGTDAVVRVPVKGTYAPNVFVSALCVRGRATEFAPTALVDLGRPAFKMGLAEIRVDWQRHALNVDVASSHNTYAVRDKAPVTIRVRTADGTPLTGRSEAAVAVVDEGLLELMPNDSWDLLTAMMGRRSNEVETATAQGQVIGRRHYGLKALPQGGGGGAMATREMFDTLVLWQGRVPLDADGRASLEVPLNDSLTSFRIVAVADNGVDRFGTGYTTVRTTKDLMVFSGLPPVVREGDRFRAGFTVRNASDRKMKIGLTARLRSGDSMRELEEITCRIKPGEADDIGWTVETPAGADGLEWEVTAREKDAEAGDAIRVRQKVVPAVPVRVVQATLERLDKPLALNVARPAEALPGKGGMAVRLSPTLAGAMPGVERYMREYPFGCMEQRVSRAIALNDETLWKGILADLPRYLDDDGLVKYFPVCAKGSDVLTAYLVAIADEAGREIPADLKKRLEKALAGFVEGRVIRHSALPTADVSIRKLAALEALSRSGQTEPDMLGSITIEPDLWPTSAVLDWISLLARVPQITDSVRLREEAMQTLRTRLNLRGTSLGFSTEAGDNLWWLMVSGDVNAVRTILVLFDLPEWQADLPRLVRGAMARQRQGRWNTTTANAWGVLAMARFSRAFEKDPVAGLTTALLDGKEAICNWTAPAPAIDLMLDWPDTASDMTVRHDGGGAPWATIRGLAAIPITQPLSSGYRIVKSITPVEQKEKGRWLTGDVIRVRLEVEAQADMTWVAVADPIPAGAVILGTGLGRDSRVMTGDEKFSGGPAWPTFEERSFEAFRAYYEWMPKGNYSIEYTLRLNQAGEFQMPPTRAEALYAPEMFGEIPNVPFTVAGDEE from the coding sequence ATGCGCAAATCGCTTCTTTTAGCCGTCGTTATTGCCGCTGTTCTTATTCTGCTGCCCCTGCTGACGTTTGCCGCCGAACCCCGGGTCGAGCAGTTCGCTCCCCAGGGTGAGGTCAAACAAGTCCGCCAGGCCCAGGCCCGTTTTTCCGCGGCCATGGTATCGTTCGGTGATCCCGGCCTGGCCGATCCGTTCGAGGTCAAATGTTCAGTCCCGGGCAAGGGTCGCTGGGTGGACAGCCGCAACTGGGTCTATGATTTTGACCGGGACCTGCCCGGCGGAGTGGCGGGCACGTTCATTCTCAGGCCGGACCTTAAAACCCTGGCCGGAGAAGCCCTGGCCGGCCAGCGCGAATTTGCCTTCACCACCGGCGGGCCGGCCATCATGGAATCCGAACCCTACGAGGGCGAATACTCCCGGATCAGCGAAGACGCGATGTTCTTTCTTACCCTGGATGCCGCGCCCCGGCCGGAATCCGTTCTGGAGCGGGTCTTTTTTTCCGTGGAAGGCATCCAGGAACGGATCAACGTCATTATCCCCGGCGAAGAGGAGCGACCGGAACTGCTGGCGTATTTCCGCAAGGCCTACCGTTACCTGTATGACGAAATTCCGGACAGCGGCGCCCTGCCCGACGGCCGGCACCTGTTCTTTGTCAGGGCGGCCCGGGCTTTCCCCAACAAGGCCGTGGTCAAGCTGGTCTGGGGAAAGGGCGTACAGTCGGCGGACGGCGTGGCCACCACCCAGGACCAGGTGTTGACCTTCAAGGTCCGGCCGGAATTTCTCGTCACCTTCTCCTGCCCCCGGGAAAACACCGGCGGCGACTGCATTCCCTGCCTGGACATGGCCGTGGAATTTTCCGCGCCGGTGAAGGTCGAATTCGCCTCCCAGATCCGCCTGAAGGGAACCGACCGCGTCTATGAACCCAAGATCAGCGACCGTTCCGACTCGGTTCAGCAGATTAAATTCATCGGGCCGTTTCCGGAGAATGAACGCTTCACCCTTGACCTTCCCCCGGGCCTGACGGACGACGCCGGCCGGGTGCCGGCTAACCGGGAGAAGTATCCCCTGGCCGTGGCCACCGGGTATTATCCGCCCCTGGCCAAGTTTTCATCCCGCTTCGGTATTCTGGAAAAAGCCGATCCGGTGCTGCCCGTCACCCTGCGCCATCTGGAACCGGAGATCAAGGCCCGGCTGGCAACGGTCCATCCACAGGCAACCGAACCCCAGGCAAAGGGGTTGATCAAGCGGTTTGATGACGAACGGGAGATCATCGACCGGCTCCGCCGGGTGCGGTCCGTCGGCCGGAGCCGTTCCCTGCTGGCCGGCGACAAAAGCGCCCGTTCCCTGGAAATTCCCAGAAGCCTGGGCAAAGAGGCCTTCGAGGTCGCGGGCATCCCCTTAGGTAAACCCGGCCTCTACCTGGTTGAGCTGGAAAGCCCGGTCCTGGGCGCTGCCCTGCTGGGCACGCCGCGGACCCTGTTCGTGCCCACGGCCGCCCTGGTCACCAATCTTTCAGTTCACCTGAAAAAAGGCCGCCAGTCTTCCCTGGTCTGGGTCACCACCCTGGATAAGGCTGAGCCGGTGCCGGAAGCGGCTGTATCCATCCGTAACGCCAAAGGGGAAATCCTCTGGCAGGGCCGGACCGACGCCAACGGCCTGGCCGTGGTCAACCTGAACCTGGACGCCAAAGCCGGCAATCCTTATCTTGAAGCTGACCGCGCCGGTTCCGGCCATGGCCCGGCCATCGGCAAACATGAAATCCAGGATGACGCCTGGATGGATTACCCTCAGTTAAACGCTCTTGATTCCATCGATTACGGGCTGTTCGTTTTCGCCCGCACGGCCGATGATCTCAGCTTCGTGCACTCCTCCTGGGACAAGGGGATTGAGAACTGGCGTTTCGGCCTCGGCTACGGCGGGAATGACAATCCCCTGCTGGCACACACCGTGTTCGACCGGCCCCTGTTCCGGGCGGGTGAAACGGTTTCCATGAAACATTATATCCGGCGGCATGACATGAACGGTTTCCTGCTGCCGGATAAGGGACAGCTCCCGGCCCACGCGATTATCCGGCATCAAGGCGGCACTGTTTCGGAAGAAGGTGATGAAGGCTATGACGCCAAAATCCCTCTGGAGTGGGATAAAGCCGCCGGCGTGGCCGAAAGCGTCTGGACCATTCCCGGGGACGCCCGGCTGGGCACCTACACCGTCACCTTCGAACACAAGGATATTTATTATAATGAAGGGGGCTCATTCCGCGTCGAGGAGTTCCGCATCCCTCTGTTGAAGGGATCGATCCAGCCCGTTCTTCCGGAACTGGCAGCAGTGTCAGCGGCTGATCTGGACCTGCAAGTCTCCTACCTGTCCGGCGGCGGCGCCTCCGGTCTTCCGATAAAGCTGCGGGCCATGGTTGAACCCCGCCACGTAAGCTTTGACGACTTTGAGGGCTACTCGTTCGGTACCGGCGGGGTGAAGGAAGGACGCGAAGGCCGGGCGGACGAGTCCGATGAAAGCGCCCGGTCTTTGAAAAAGACCCTGCCGGCCAGAGACCTCACCCTCGGAGCGGGCGGCGCCCTGCGGACGACCATCGACGGCATCCCGTCATCCCCGATGCCACGGACCCTGCTGGCCGAGGTTGAATTCAGGGACCCCAACGGCGAGATCCAGACCATCTCCCGTTCCCTGTCCCTGTGGCCCGCCGGGCTGGTGCTGGGCCTGAAGCCCGACAACTGGACATCGGTAAAGGACAGCCTGACCTTTTCCGTGGCCGCGGTCGACCCCTCGGGCCGGCCCCTGCCCAACGTGAAAATTGACGTGAACGGGTTCCAGCGCAAGCGCTATTCCCACCGCCGCCGCCATATCGGCGGGTTCTATTCCTATGAACATGACAGCGAGGTCATCCGGGTGGGCCGCCTGGCGACGGGCACCACTGACGAAAAAGGCATCCTGCACTGTCATGTAGAAGCACCGGTTTCCGGCGAACTGATCCTTCAGGCCGAAGCGGTCGACGCCGGGGGCAGGCAGGCCGTGACCCAGCAGGCCGTGTGGGTGGCCGGCGGGGATGATTGGTGGTTTGAAGCCGAAGACAGCGACCGTATCGACCTGCTGCCGGAAAAAAAGAGTTACGAACCCGGCGAGACCGCCGTCTTCCAGGCGCGCATGCCCTTCCGTGAAGCCACGGCCCTGGTCACCGTGGAACGTGAGGGCGTGATTGACGCTTATGTTCAAAAAGTGTCCGGAACGGACGCCGTCGTCCGGGTTCCGGTCAAGGGCACCTATGCCCCTAACGTGTTTGTTTCCGCCCTGTGCGTGCGCGGCCGGGCAACGGAATTCGCGCCCACGGCCTTGGTGGACCTGGGCCGGCCGGCCTTCAAGATGGGTCTGGCCGAAATCCGGGTGGACTGGCAACGCCATGCTTTGAACGTCGACGTCGCTTCTTCCCACAACACCTATGCCGTCCGCGATAAGGCGCCGGTAACCATCAGGGTTCGGACGGCCGACGGCACGCCCCTGACCGGACGGTCGGAAGCGGCCGTAGCCGTGGTGGACGAGGGTCTGCTGGAACTCATGCCCAACGACAGCTGGGACCTGCTGACGGCCATGATGGGCCGGCGTTCCAATGAAGTGGAGACCGCCACGGCCCAGGGCCAGGTCATCGGCCGGCGCCATTACGGGTTGAAAGCCCTGCCCCAGGGCGGCGGCGGCGGCGCCATGGCCACCCGCGAAATGTTTGATACCCTGGTGCTGTGGCAAGGCCGGGTTCCCCTGGACGCCGACGGCCGGGCCTCGCTGGAAGTGCCCTTAAACGACAGCCTTACCTCCTTCCGCATCGTGGCCGTGGCCGATAACGGCGTCGACCGCTTCGGGACGGGATATACCACCGTCCGCACGACCAAGGACCTGATGGTGTTCTCCGGTCTGCCGCCGGTGGTGCGCGAAGGCGACCGTTTCCGGGCCGGTTTCACCGTGAGAAACGCTTCCGACCGGAAAATGAAAATCGGCCTTACGGCCCGCCTGCGTTCCGGCGATTCTATGCGCGAGCTGGAAGAGATCACCTGCCGCATCAAACCGGGCGAAGCCGACGACATCGGCTGGACCGTTGAAACGCCTGCCGGGGCGGATGGCCTGGAATGGGAGGTGACCGCCCGGGAAAAAGACGCGGAAGCCGGCGACGCCATCCGCGTGCGTCAGAAAGTGGTGCCCGCCGTTCCCGTGCGTGTGGTCCAGGCCACCCTGGAACGCCTGGACAAACCCCTGGCCCTGAATGTGGCCCGGCCGGCCGAAGCCCTGCCGGGCAAAGGCGGAATGGCCGTGCGGCTGTCGCCGACCCTGGCCGGCGCCATGCCCGGCGTGGAGCGCTATATGCGGGAATATCCCTTCGGCTGCATGGAGCAGCGGGTGTCCCGGGCTATCGCCTTAAATGACGAGACGCTGTGGAAGGGCATCCTGGCTGACCTGCCCCGGTATCTGGATGACGACGGCCTGGTGAAATATTTTCCCGTCTGCGCTAAGGGCAGCGATGTTCTCACCGCCTATCTGGTGGCCATCGCCGATGAAGCCGGCCGCGAGATTCCCGCTGACCTGAAAAAGCGCCTGGAAAAGGCCCTGGCCGGATTCGTGGAGGGCCGGGTCATACGGCATTCGGCTCTGCCCACGGCCGATGTTTCCATTCGCAAGCTGGCGGCCCTGGAGGCCCTGTCCCGAAGCGGTCAGACCGAGCCCGACATGCTCGGCTCCATCACCATCGAGCCGGACCTCTGGCCCACTTCGGCCGTACTCGACTGGATCAGCCTCCTTGCCCGCGTGCCGCAAATCACCGACAGCGTCCGGCTCCGGGAGGAAGCCATGCAGACCCTGCGGACGCGGCTGAACCTGCGGGGCACGTCCCTGGGTTTTTCCACCGAAGCCGGCGACAACCTATGGTGGCTCATGGTCTCCGGTGACGTGAACGCCGTCCGGACCATCCTGGTGCTGTTTGATCTTCCGGAATGGCAGGCCGACCTGCCCCGGCTGGTCCGGGGAGCCATGGCCCGACAGCGGCAGGGCCGGTGGAACACCACCACGGCCAACGCCTGGGGCGTGCTGGCCATGGCCAGATTCTCCCGGGCGTTTGAAAAAGACCCGGTGGCCGGCTTGACCACGGCCCTGCTGGACGGAAAAGAAGCAATCTGCAACTGGACCGCCCCCGCGCCGGCGATCGATCTGATGCTGGACTGGCCGGATACGGCAAGCGACATGACCGTCCGCCATGACGGCGGCGGCGCGCCCTGGGCAACCATCCGCGGCCTGGCGGCTATCCCCATCACCCAGCCCCTGTCGTCCGGCTACCGGATCGTCAAGAGCATTACACCGGTTGAACAAAAGGAGAAAGGCCGCTGGCTGACCGGCGATGTGATCCGGGTGCGCCTGGAAGTGGAAGCCCAGGCGGACATGACCTGGGTGGCGGTGGCCGATCCGATTCCGGCCGGGGCCGTCATCCTGGGAACCGGCCTGGGGCGGGATTCGCGGGTGATGACCGGAGACGAAAAGTTCTCCGGCGGTCCGGCCTGGCCGACGTTTGAGGAGCGTTCCTTTGAAGCCTTCCGGGCCTATTATGAATGGATGCCCAAGGGCAATTATTCCATCGAGTATACCCTGCGTCTGAATCAGGCCGGGGAGTTCCAGATGCCGCCGACCCGGGCCGAAGCCCTGTACGCGCCGGAGATGTTCGGCGAAATACCCAACGTGCCGTTTACGGTGGCGGGAGATGAAGAGTAA
- a CDS encoding acetyltransferase, translated as MAKRAFVIFLMCCAVMAIPAGGFAAAAKTTYPVVFAHGMLGFDELVGIDYFGNDYGVFVGDPCDGFLETSCNSEIDKRQQAFAASVNPFQSSEKRGLELTDEIESYMATVGATSVNIIGHSQGGMDARKAAKLLYNRKGRQVVKVLVSVSSPHRGSPVGKGVLDRGPDGINAFLNFVVDYFVGPLLVLDVSDFEASMKSFVYDDYDPADGEVTGAKAFNNAYGINNTYVKHYASVITADQDDINPILGALGLVAPTDIDGDGWCANFEDCDNDGAAGAGDGNFDDGDDDGLVGINSQQMGYRLKYNNNWLLGTYFTRDTTTGYVSDINRPSQIQATSYSSVIDEDHLDVLGLGVIPYMIPDAFDEEEFYGNLIDYIAGID; from the coding sequence ATGGCAAAGAGAGCATTCGTTATTTTTCTGATGTGTTGTGCCGTGATGGCGATTCCGGCGGGCGGATTCGCGGCCGCGGCCAAAACGACCTACCCGGTAGTCTTTGCCCACGGCATGCTGGGCTTTGACGAACTGGTGGGCATTGACTATTTCGGCAATGATTACGGCGTATTCGTCGGCGATCCCTGCGACGGTTTTCTGGAGACGTCCTGCAACAGCGAAATCGATAAGCGGCAGCAGGCTTTCGCGGCCTCGGTCAATCCCTTTCAGTCATCCGAAAAACGCGGCCTGGAACTGACTGACGAGATCGAAAGCTACATGGCCACCGTGGGCGCCACCAGCGTGAACATCATCGGCCATTCCCAGGGCGGCATGGACGCTCGCAAGGCGGCCAAACTGCTTTATAACCGTAAAGGCCGGCAGGTGGTCAAGGTCCTGGTGTCGGTTTCCTCGCCCCATCGCGGATCACCGGTGGGCAAAGGGGTTCTGGACCGGGGACCGGACGGCATCAACGCCTTCTTAAACTTTGTCGTCGACTATTTTGTCGGGCCCTTGCTGGTGCTGGATGTGAGCGATTTTGAAGCCAGCATGAAATCATTTGTGTATGATGATTACGATCCGGCCGACGGCGAAGTCACCGGCGCCAAAGCCTTCAACAATGCCTACGGCATCAACAACACCTACGTCAAGCATTACGCCTCGGTTATCACCGCCGACCAGGATGACATCAATCCCATCCTCGGCGCCCTGGGCCTGGTCGCGCCAACGGACATCGACGGCGACGGCTGGTGCGCTAACTTTGAGGACTGCGACAATGACGGCGCCGCCGGGGCCGGTGACGGCAACTTCGATGACGGCGACGATGACGGCCTGGTGGGCATCAATTCCCAGCAGATGGGCTATCGTTTGAAATACAACAATAACTGGCTGCTGGGCACCTACTTCACCCGGGACACCACCACCGGTTATGTGAGCGACATCAACCGGCCCAGCCAGATTCAGGCCACTTCTTACAGCAGCGTTATCGATGAAGACCACCTGGACGTTCTCGGACTGGGCGTGATTCCTTACATGATTCCGGACGCGTTTGACGAGGAAGAGTTTTACGGGAATTTGATCGACTATATCGCCGGCATCGACTAG